A region of the Vibrio sp. YMD68 genome:
AGTATGCAAACAGCACCAAAGAAAGTTTCAGGAAGTGCAGAAGTGCCACGTATGCAATTAACACCTAGTAAACAGCCAAGTAACTCCGATACAAAAAAGTCTTAGTTATAGATGAGTCCTAAGAACTTTGTTACTTAGCGTTATACAAGCGGTCAAAGTTCTTAGGGTGGGTTATTAGTTTAACAAAGTTCTAATCAGTGACGTTTAACTATGGTACTTCGCCTTGATTCGGAGAAGTAATCAAATGGCTAAGCCTGAGAAATCAAATTCAATGCTGCTAAATAGGCCAACGGTAGACGCTCTTTATTGGCTCTAATTGAAGGCGCACCGATAAGTTGCCTATCGATATCGGAAAGAGAGCTGGTTTGAGTGATTTCCATATGGATTCGTTTTACTAAGGCTTCATCGATACTGTCCCAGTCTTTCGCACCATAAAATTTCGGCTTCATTTTGTTAGGTAAATGACTAATTAGCCATTGTTTGTCGTGTTTGAATAGCCAAAGATAATCATTAGTTTTTTTCTTCAATTCATTTCTTGAACAATCAGGGTGGGAATTCTTATAGTTAAGTAGTGACAGGCGGTGTTTGGCTCGTGCTTCAAAATATCGTAATTTTCGCCGCCATTCAGACAGACCTTCCTGACCTTCAATTTTTTGCTCAATACTCCCTATACCAACGCCACATTCCTTAGCGATATCTTTTCGGTGTATTCCGCGATAAGCGAGTCTAATAATTTTGAAGGCCATTTCATCCGTTAGCTGTTTGTATCGATGTTTGATTTTAATATCGTGTTGGGATGCAACTTTTGTAATGTAACCTACTGACTTTCCTGTCGCCTCTGCGACAGAACGGAGCGATTGTCCTTGTTGTAGCAGGGTAATAGCCTTCGTATCACTTTCAAGTTGTTGCTCCTTGCTATGTAGAGCTCGACTCGGTTGGGTTGAATCTAGTGGGTATCGCGAAAAGTATTCAATCGGAGAGTCTACGAAAAATGCACCTAGTAGGGCATGCTTAACGTAATGCAGATTCGTATCTGGTTTTATTAGGTTTCGGACGTAGGAAATATTAGACAGTTCTTTTGGTAGCAATCCAGTTTCAAGTAAACCAGACCAATGATGATTAAAGTCGCATGAAAGTTTGTTTAACCTGATGTGTTTAAACCGTGTTAGGTAGCCTTTCTCATTTAATGCGCTCAAATGCGCCTCAGAAAGGTTTAAACGGCTATTGCTTTGGCTTAGTGAAAAAAAGTCCGAAAGGAACTGAGAGAGCTTGATAGCAGCACTTGAAGGGGGCTCATCACTTGACCTGAATCCAACTATGCATGTTGGTGGTGGTTCAATTCGTTTGTTGAGACCGTCTGCATCAAGGGAAATGCTCGTAAGCCACGTCAAGTGTTTCGGACAAACGGTGACTCCCGAGATTTGGTGCTTGGTATACCAAACGCCATAACCATAGTTGACTTGGTCTGATTCTAGACACCTGGGGCAATATTTGATGGTGTTTCCGAAGTTTAAGCGACTAGATACAAGTCTGCTTAAAGCCATCACAGATGTCCCACAATCAGAAAGCATGGCTAATCTCAGATTCTCTTGGTCTTTCACGTTTCGAATAGTCGCGGAGACTAGTGGGTACGTAGTTCCTTTATACAACAACTCGTCGGCTAGAAAACCTGTTTTACAAGAAATTGTATTTAGTGAGCAGGGTAATTGGGGATTAAGCTTTATGTCAGATCGATCGAGTAACACTCGATTCTTTTTGCGCAGCGAGTGATATGGACAAGTCGCGTGATGACGTGCGACAAGCCCAAAAACTGATTCGCCTTCAATCCATTTTAAGAACATGGCTGCTTGGAATTGTATTTGTAGCGTGCATTGCAAGTATATATACGAGCGGTGGACTGAACTTAAAGCTAGAGTCCTTTAGGAAATATCTGGGAGTTCTGAGTGTCGGTGACATCGTTATCCCGTTAAATTTTTTCGTATTGTTGAAGTACCGTTGTAACCGTTCTTTTCCAAGAGATTGCCATAACTCTTTGTTCCAACGCGAGACACTTCGCTTAAACGCCAACGTATTGCTCTCGTTATCTGAAAACCCGATGTAAGTTAGATTATTGTTTTGAATATCGTTGAGGTTGAATTGCGCAACGTGTTGGTTGATTGATAAGCAAAATGATTCGACGCTAGCCATGAAATCATCAAAGTAGCCTAAGTCTTCTTCCATTTCATGCCCACACGCAGGACATTTATTTTCCGCTGGTGGCACAGGAACTCTGGATAAGTTTGAAAGTTTGTAGTCACAGTTAGAGCAATGAGTAATCAGTCTACTCTTATGCTTATAGCAGTGGAATACACCCGCACTTGATGAGCGTGGTGATAATACGACACACCGTATTTATCGAGATCGTGCTCTCTACAAGTTGAACAATAACGCCAAGCATTATTGTGGAGTGTTCGAGCATGAATAGTGGAAAACTGGTTTTCTTTCTTCTGAAAGGAATTACGAATCTCTGTGACCTCGCTCTTTGTCATAAATGGAAGCATGTAATTGCCCCCACAGTTGCTGAACCAGAACTTAAAAAGAGGATCAGATAGTAGTAAACACAAATCAACATCTAGTTTATGAAATGTGGTAACTGAAGATGCACGGAAATTATCGAGTCCGAAACGTTTTGCCGTTGTAGAAAAGGTTCCAAATGGCGATTGATGGTGAATTCGAAATAGATAGCTTCTAATATGCTCGTTCGGAAGTAAGTAGAGTGTGTTATTCACTATTGTTTGCTCTTTTTAATAGCGATTTGGGAGACATGTTATCTAACATTTGTAAATGTTTGTCGTTTAGCTTTTTTTGACCAGCCCCTTTGTTGTAGGTTGGTTTTTGTTCTGGTTTTATTGAGTTAGTTTTTTCGAATGCTTCTGCTCTGAAGTAGTCTTCACTTTCATGCAGAAGTGTTAGCGGAGCACAATCTTCAAATTGATAAAATTTACCTTGTTTGAGTGCTCGAAGGGCTACACTTATTACGCTAAATTGCTCACTAAATATTTTATCAAGCGCTTTTATACTGAGATCTTGGTTTTCTGGGATGAGATAGGTGAGATATGACATAGTAGAGCGGATAAGACTAGATGCAAGTGCTGGGATCCCAGCACTTAGGTGGTGAATGTGCCGAGTCAAAGTATCTAAATCAGTTTGTTGATTAGACAGTAATTGAACAGGACACATCTGCTTTATAAACCTTTTCCAAAACGAGCTATCTACATCGCATTGCTCAAGGATCAACGAACCACTCTTACCGATTCTCCTCGCTGCTGTCATCTCTTGTGAGAACAGGCTTAATGTTGTTAGTGTGCCGACCATGAAAAGCGGAACGCCGACTTTATTGAATAACTCCTCTATGAACCGCAAAGTTGCGTTTTCATTGTTGCCAACTTTATCTGTTTGAGTTGCTTTGGATAGGTTTTGAGCTTCATCTAAAATTATGATGCCGACGCCATGTAGAACTAACGCTTTTCGCACAGCCATCATGAGTGTGGTGACATTGCTTTTGGTATGAGATGAGTAATATTGCTCTCCTGTTACGGTGTCCAGTGCATCCAAGATGCGCCAAAGTAATGCTCGCTGCCCCTTCATTGTCGGAACGTCAACTTTCAACCACACAACTTGCTCATAAGCGAAAGACTGATCTTTATAGTTTCTGTGCGTAATGATCTGTGGAATCGTACTGAGAATACTTTCAGTCATTGCTGTTTTGCCTCTCCCACTGAGTCCTGCCAATAGAAAGCTGCTTTGAGAAGCAGTCTGTTGCAAGGCAAGTTGCTGTGTCCTATTTGACTCTGTGTCTTCCGTTAGGGCTATTGTTTTAAAGTCCCCGAAAGTGAGTGGATTACGATATATGTAACCATTTTCTATCATTCGGCGCATGGTGTCGTATAAACGCGGTGCTTCATCTTGTACAACATATCCATTACTTAAATTGTCTATGCCAGATCGCTGGTAGTACCCTTGATGCTCTAGAGGAATATCGGATAGGTCTAATGAAACGTCAGGCTCCAGAGTACACTGATGAATAAACTCTTTAGATGTCATCGGGAAACCTAGGGCTTCAACCAATGGATTTCCGCGAAGTTGCGGATTAGGGTGCGGTGCATACTTTACGGTCATATTATTCTTCACTCTCGAAAGGATCTGGTTCGTCTAAGTTTTGTTGCTTATTGCGGGGCTTTTGAGGTGGTTTATCACCTAGAATGTTGTTGATATCTTTTGAGCGTTGTTGTTTCTCTATATCTCCGACGATCTGATTTCGAATTTTGATCCCAGGCTGGATGGTTTTTGCATGAGATTTTTTTCTGTGTTTGGTTTTAGCCAGAG
Encoded here:
- a CDS encoding TnsD family Tn7-like transposition protein, with amino-acid sequence MSALNEKGYLTRFKHIRLNKLSCDFNHHWSGLLETGLLPKELSNISYVRNLIKPDTNLHYVKHALLGAFFVDSPIEYFSRYPLDSTQPSRALHSKEQQLESDTKAITLLQQGQSLRSVAEATGKSVGYITKVASQHDIKIKHRYKQLTDEMAFKIIRLAYRGIHRKDIAKECGVGIGSIEQKIEGQEGLSEWRRKLRYFEARAKHRLSLLNYKNSHPDCSRNELKKKTNDYLWLFKHDKQWLISHLPNKMKPKFYGAKDWDSIDEALVKRIHMEITQTSSLSDIDRQLIGAPSIRANKERLPLAYLAALNLISQA
- a CDS encoding ATP-binding protein, whose translation is MTVKYAPHPNPQLRGNPLVEALGFPMTSKEFIHQCTLEPDVSLDLSDIPLEHQGYYQRSGIDNLSNGYVVQDEAPRLYDTMRRMIENGYIYRNPLTFGDFKTIALTEDTESNRTQQLALQQTASQSSFLLAGLSGRGKTAMTESILSTIPQIITHRNYKDQSFAYEQVVWLKVDVPTMKGQRALLWRILDALDTVTGEQYYSSHTKSNVTTLMMAVRKALVLHGVGIIILDEAQNLSKATQTDKVGNNENATLRFIEELFNKVGVPLFMVGTLTTLSLFSQEMTAARRIGKSGSLILEQCDVDSSFWKRFIKQMCPVQLLSNQQTDLDTLTRHIHHLSAGIPALASSLIRSTMSYLTYLIPENQDLSIKALDKIFSEQFSVISVALRALKQGKFYQFEDCAPLTLLHESEDYFRAEAFEKTNSIKPEQKPTYNKGAGQKKLNDKHLQMLDNMSPKSLLKRANNSE